The proteins below are encoded in one region of Clostridium pasteurianum DSM 525 = ATCC 6013:
- a CDS encoding YkvA family protein → MDLKVKEKKLKLDIPTVFIALKKKETPVIAKIFAVITIGYALSPIDFIPDFIPVIGLLDDLILLPILVVITIKFIPEEIFNKCRIEAENLWIIGKPKRWYFAIPIVSIWLAFILLIIKLVIT, encoded by the coding sequence ATGGATTTAAAAGTTAAAGAGAAAAAATTAAAGTTAGATATACCTACTGTATTCATTGCTTTAAAGAAGAAAGAAACACCAGTAATCGCAAAGATTTTTGCAGTGATTACAATTGGATATGCGTTATCACCTATTGATTTTATACCAGATTTTATACCTGTTATAGGTTTGTTAGATGATCTGATTTTACTTCCAATACTTGTTGTAATAACAATAAAATTTATACCAGAAGAAATATTTAATAAATGCAGAATTGAAGCAGAAAATTTATGGATTATCGGAAAACCTAAAAGGTGGTATTTTGCAATACCAATTGTATCAATATGGCTGGCATTCATACTGTTAATTATTAAATTAGTTATAACATAA
- a CDS encoding helix-turn-helix transcriptional regulator: MKNNIKKLRKELGYRQEDMANTLGVTRQTINAIENEKYNPTLELGMKLARLLNTTVEELFILDS, translated from the coding sequence ATGAAAAATAATATAAAAAAACTAAGAAAAGAACTTGGATATAGGCAGGAGGACATGGCAAATACTCTAGGGGTAACTAGGCAAACTATTAATGCAATTGAGAATGAAAAGTATAACCCTACACTAGAATTAGGAATGAAGCTTGCTAGATTATTAAATACTACAGTAGAAGAATTATTTATACTTGACAGTTAA
- a CDS encoding type II toxin-antitoxin system death-on-curing family toxin, whose amino-acid sequence MKYISIEYVLKLHSKLIETTGGSSELRDIELLKSSIENSKATFNGQNLYPTIEDKCANICYSMINNHPFVDGNKRIGLYVMLILLEYNGIKLKFTQNELINLGLGIAKGDFKQEYIILWTKNHYAK is encoded by the coding sequence ATGAAGTACATTTCAATTGAATATGTTTTAAAACTTCATAGCAAACTTATAGAAACTACAGGTGGATCAAGTGAATTAAGAGATATAGAATTGTTAAAATCATCAATAGAAAATTCAAAAGCAACTTTTAATGGACAAAATCTTTACCCTACTATTGAAGATAAATGTGCAAATATTTGCTATAGTATGATAAATAATCATCCTTTCGTAGATGGAAATAAAAGAATAGGACTATATGTAATGCTTATATTATTGGAATACAATGGGATAAAACTAAAGTTTACTCAAAATGAATTAATTAATCTAGGCTTAGGTATAGCAAAAGGAGATTTTAAACAAGAGTATATAATATTATGGACAAAAAATCACTATGCCAAGTAA
- a CDS encoding type II toxin-antitoxin system prevent-host-death family antitoxin, with protein MLVNTKKIISMSEANQNFSKVAKMVDEDKSVVIMKNNKPKYILLDFEEFSKETSSEEQLDTIADRILEENMEAFKELAK; from the coding sequence ATGCTAGTGAATACTAAGAAAATCATTTCTATGTCTGAAGCTAATCAGAATTTTTCTAAAGTAGCAAAAATGGTTGATGAAGATAAATCTGTAGTAATAATGAAAAATAATAAGCCTAAATATATTCTTTTGGATTTTGAAGAATTTAGTAAAGAGACTTCTTCAGAAGAACAGTTAGATACTATTGCTGATAGAATATTAGAAGAAAATATGGAAGCGTTTAAGGAATTAGCTAAATGA
- a CDS encoding transglycosylase SLT domain-containing protein, protein MLQKKKDLQDENNSAIDYENKIKKDQLELDNAQNEKTVLITENGQAMWVADQTRIDSAREQLAKDQEDYRRWKENQAIEKQKTDIQDKIDATSKAKDIAQENYNTQKDAIEKTYETKFEAIDAQKDAISNQKDDISNQKNQLNDKKSDLAEQQNNINNSRNALDGYAKGTDDADEGIAEVAENGLEIVIGRQSRKFQGGEQVIPHNESMNILNGTNSIDVNSDSSKNIDKQSKSAKNTLNAIGTTIENNKNLVKKPVNELLDEVDDNVQHFVNESPQYGKDTNKNVGDSVTNNKLLVKKPVDDLITEVVNLIQNFVNNAGQYGQNTDKNIGTGITNTQESVLTPTRTLISNVKGLITPFVSSMQGAGKNIDINIGKGLSDGNDDLMKNIENLCKKMVDKFNEKLDIHSPSKVMYKIGQYMIEGLIKGMDESDIEKFITDKVSGMTGAINGQVANVPGSVTDWLKEAIKLTGVPESWLPALQTIAMHESSGNPNDINNWDSNAKAGHPSQGLMQTIPSTFAENMVSGHNQILNPIDNAAAAINYIKSRYGTVSNVPGIKALARGGNYIGYASGEEYVPETDRYQINEKGEETILLNKGSGVVTSERTRGLNILADNVPNIMNTVDKLSMFMPQLNTPDFSNIKLPQQSQNIDNSKKIHIDNVEIVQPTDFEDFVTQFEQYVITHT, encoded by the coding sequence ATGTTGCAAAAGAAAAAGGATTTACAGGATGAAAATAATTCAGCTATTGATTATGAGAATAAAATAAAGAAAGACCAATTAGAATTAGATAATGCACAGAATGAAAAAACTGTATTAATAACTGAAAATGGTCAAGCTATGTGGGTAGCAGACCAAACTAGAATAGATTCTGCCAGAGAACAATTAGCAAAAGACCAAGAGGATTATAGACGTTGGAAAGAAAACCAAGCTATTGAAAAACAGAAAACTGATATACAGGATAAAATTGATGCAACTAGTAAAGCAAAGGATATAGCACAGGAAAATTATAATACTCAAAAGGATGCAATAGAAAAAACATATGAAACTAAATTTGAAGCAATTGATGCACAGAAAGATGCTATTAGTAATCAAAAGGATGATATATCTAATCAAAAAAATCAATTAAATGATAAAAAAAGTGATTTAGCAGAACAACAAAATAATATTAATAATAGTAGAAATGCCTTAGATGGATATGCTAAGGGGACTGATGATGCTGATGAAGGTATTGCAGAAGTAGCTGAAAATGGATTAGAAATAGTAATCGGTAGACAATCTAGAAAATTTCAAGGTGGAGAACAAGTTATACCACATAATGAATCTATGAATATACTAAATGGAACTAATTCTATTGATGTTAATTCTGATTCAAGTAAAAACATTGATAAACAATCAAAATCAGCTAAAAATACATTAAATGCAATAGGGACTACTATTGAAAATAATAAAAATCTAGTTAAAAAGCCAGTTAATGAATTATTAGATGAAGTTGATGATAATGTTCAACATTTTGTAAATGAATCACCACAATATGGTAAAGATACAAATAAAAATGTTGGAGATTCAGTTACTAATAATAAATTATTAGTTAAGAAACCTGTAGATGATTTAATTACTGAAGTTGTAAATCTGATTCAGAACTTTGTTAATAATGCAGGACAATATGGTCAAAATACTGATAAAAATATTGGTACTGGTATAACTAATACTCAAGAATCCGTATTAACTCCTACTAGAACATTAATATCTAATGTTAAAGGATTAATTACTCCTTTCGTATCATCAATGCAAGGTGCAGGTAAAAATATTGATATTAATATTGGTAAAGGTTTATCAGATGGCAATGATGATTTAATGAAAAACATTGAAAATTTATGTAAGAAGATGGTAGATAAATTCAATGAAAAATTAGATATTCATTCACCTAGTAAGGTTATGTATAAGATAGGTCAATATATGATAGAAGGACTTATTAAGGGTATGGATGAATCTGATATTGAAAAATTTATTACTGATAAGGTTAGTGGAATGACTGGTGCAATTAATGGACAAGTTGCTAATGTACCAGGTAGTGTGACAGATTGGTTAAAAGAAGCTATAAAATTGACTGGAGTACCTGAAAGTTGGCTACCAGCATTACAAACTATTGCGATGCATGAATCTAGTGGAAATCCTAATGATATTAATAATTGGGATAGCAACGCTAAAGCTGGTCATCCGAGCCAAGGATTAATGCAAACCATACCGTCTACTTTTGCTGAGAATATGGTATCTGGTCATAATCAAATATTAAATCCTATAGATAATGCGGCGGCGGCTATTAATTACATAAAAAGTAGATATGGTACTGTTAGTAATGTTCCTGGAATAAAGGCACTTGCACGTGGAGGAAACTATATAGGGTATGCTAGTGGAGAAGAATATGTTCCAGAAACTGATAGATATCAAATAAATGAAAAAGGTGAAGAGACAATATTATTAAATAAAGGTAGTGGAGTAGTAACATCAGAAAGAACACGAGGATTAAATATATTAGCGGATAATGTTCCTAATATAATGAATACAGTAGATAAATTAAGTATGTTTATGCCACAATTAAATACACCTGATTTTAGTAATATAAAATTACCACAGCAATCTCAAAATATTGATAATAGTAAGAAAATTCATATTGACAATGTAGAAATAGTGCAACCAACAGATTTTGAAGATTTTGTAACACAATTTGAACAGTATGTAATTACTCATACTTAG
- a CDS encoding DUF6431 domain-containing protein, giving the protein MPYGIKKYNKLCKFNQFPSKYGCEACGFEGKLYRHGFYYRNLITLKGAYKIVILRCKCQSCGKTYSLIPSFIIPYRQYAYEVILTSIIMMLKLGYSFSKILTLIKSLNINYSSLNTTDLSFWKNRLVSSLSSIRLFFAQYKFYNSNINSKLPIDIIKKIIIFCRLRHDFNLDYFLHMPKYFFCK; this is encoded by the coding sequence ATGCCTTACGGAATAAAAAAATACAATAAACTTTGTAAGTTTAATCAATTTCCAAGTAAATATGGATGCGAAGCATGTGGATTTGAAGGTAAGCTGTACAGACATGGATTTTATTATAGAAACTTAATTACCCTTAAAGGTGCATACAAGATAGTCATCCTGCGTTGTAAATGTCAATCCTGTGGTAAAACCTATTCTCTTATACCCAGTTTTATTATTCCTTATAGGCAATATGCTTATGAAGTTATTCTAACTTCTATTATTATGATGCTAAAACTAGGTTATTCCTTTAGTAAAATATTAACTCTTATAAAATCTCTTAATATTAACTACTCATCTCTTAATACAACAGATCTATCATTTTGGAAAAATAGGCTAGTAAGCTCATTATCGAGTATTCGTTTATTTTTTGCACAGTATAAATTCTATAATTCTAACATAAATAGCAAATTACCTATTGATATCATAAAAAAAATTATTATCTTTTGCCGTTTAAGGCACGATTTTAACTTGGATTATTTTTTACACATGCCTAAGTATTTCTTTTGTAAATGA
- a CDS encoding DDE-type integrase/transposase/recombinase, whose translation MILKEFNQKIALFRYSLIAPIITNTFTQTSVKDYLAEIAAKSYTLPNGKKKEYSPATIKGWLVQYRKYGIDGLYPKSRADKGTSRKISNETKEFIINSKLNSPKKTAKYIYHEVIAKGFESETSISLSTVTRFINKAKIGSKKLVPDDRRAFEFEFSNECWQSDVSVGPYLTIEDKKFKTYIIAFLDDSSRVIVGCKAFFKDDLLSLMSVFKDAVASKGIPKKVFVDNGKIYKSEQFHLICAALGSILSFARPYSPQSKGKIERWFQTMQKQWMNSINWNDFKSIDLLNESLSGYVNSYNNTIHSSINKKPIDKYMSNVENIRFIDSKTELDYLFLYKVLRTVKNDSTVSIGTKIFEVPLKYVGDKINIRYDPSSIDKAYIFSQDGKLEDTIFPVKKIDNSKIRRTNNTNSVDFSAFEAN comes from the coding sequence ATGATATTAAAAGAATTTAATCAAAAGATAGCATTATTTCGTTATTCTCTGATTGCACCCATTATAACCAATACATTTACTCAGACTTCTGTAAAAGATTATTTAGCAGAAATTGCAGCAAAGTCTTATACACTGCCTAACGGCAAGAAAAAAGAGTATTCTCCTGCAACAATCAAAGGATGGCTAGTTCAATATAGGAAATATGGTATTGATGGCTTATATCCAAAATCAAGAGCTGATAAAGGTACTTCCAGAAAAATTTCAAATGAAACCAAAGAATTTATTATAAACAGTAAATTAAATTCACCTAAAAAAACTGCCAAGTACATATATCATGAAGTTATAGCTAAAGGTTTTGAAAGTGAAACTAGTATTTCCCTGTCAACAGTAACTAGATTTATAAATAAGGCTAAGATAGGTTCTAAAAAGCTTGTACCTGATGATAGAAGAGCCTTTGAATTTGAGTTTTCCAATGAATGCTGGCAATCTGACGTATCTGTAGGTCCTTACCTTACTATAGAAGATAAAAAATTCAAGACTTATATTATAGCTTTTTTAGATGATTCCAGTAGAGTCATTGTAGGATGCAAAGCATTTTTTAAAGATGATCTTTTATCTCTTATGTCTGTATTTAAAGATGCGGTAGCATCAAAGGGAATTCCTAAAAAAGTTTTCGTTGATAATGGAAAGATATATAAAAGTGAGCAATTTCATTTGATTTGTGCAGCTCTTGGTAGTATTTTAAGTTTTGCAAGACCATATTCCCCTCAATCTAAGGGCAAAATTGAAAGATGGTTCCAAACTATGCAAAAACAATGGATGAATTCAATTAATTGGAATGATTTTAAATCTATAGACCTTTTAAATGAATCCCTGTCGGGTTATGTTAACAGTTATAACAACACTATACATTCCTCAATAAACAAAAAACCAATTGATAAGTACATGTCTAATGTTGAAAATATAAGATTTATTGATTCTAAAACTGAACTAGACTATTTATTTTTATATAAAGTACTCCGTACTGTAAAAAATGACTCCACAGTATCTATAGGTACAAAAATATTTGAAGTACCACTAAAATATGTTGGTGACAAAATAAATATACGCTATGATCCATCATCTATTGATAAAGCTTATATTTTTTCACAGGATGGTAAACTTGAAGATACTATTTTCCCTGTTAAAAAAATTGATAATTCAAAAATCAGAAGAACTAACAATACTAATTCTGTTGATTTTTCTGCCTTTGAAGCTAACTAA
- a CDS encoding ExeA family protein, producing the protein MYKAFYGLTFDPFDKNLDLKYSFKSEDFSKAMNRLEFLKSVLGIGVITGEPGVGKSFLLRNFVDSLNPNLYKCVYIPISTLTVMDFYRALCDGLGIIHAQKKVTMFKQIQESIYTYSHSKNVIPVIIIDECQFLSNSILDDLRIIFNFHMDSKNYAMLILSGQPNFLLQLSRQVHEALRQRIIMNYCLKGLTHDECKPYITSMLKAAGCSEPIFTDDAFELIYSSTNGAIRPLNSLTRMCLISGANERLTSINSDTVYKSQSEIDLTI; encoded by the coding sequence ATGTATAAAGCTTTTTATGGCTTAACTTTTGATCCTTTTGATAAAAATCTTGACTTAAAATACAGTTTTAAATCTGAGGATTTCTCTAAAGCAATGAATAGATTAGAATTTTTAAAATCTGTTTTAGGGATTGGCGTTATTACTGGAGAGCCTGGAGTTGGTAAGTCTTTCTTGCTCCGCAATTTTGTAGATTCACTAAATCCAAATTTATATAAGTGCGTATACATTCCTATTTCCACTTTAACTGTTATGGACTTCTATAGAGCATTATGCGATGGTCTTGGAATAATTCATGCTCAGAAAAAAGTAACTATGTTTAAGCAAATACAAGAGTCTATATACACTTATAGCCACAGTAAAAATGTAATTCCAGTTATTATAATTGATGAATGTCAATTTTTAAGCAATTCCATTCTTGATGATTTAAGAATAATATTTAATTTTCATATGGACTCAAAGAATTATGCTATGTTAATTCTTTCAGGTCAACCTAATTTTTTACTTCAACTCAGCAGGCAGGTCCATGAAGCACTACGTCAACGAATCATAATGAATTATTGCTTAAAAGGGCTAACGCATGATGAATGTAAGCCCTACATAACTTCTATGCTAAAAGCCGCAGGCTGTTCAGAACCAATTTTTACTGATGATGCTTTTGAACTCATTTATTCAAGCACTAATGGAGCTATAAGACCACTAAATTCTCTAACGAGAATGTGCCTTATCTCTGGTGCTAATGAAAGACTTACTTCTATTAATTCAGATACAGTTTATAAATCTCAGAGTGAAATTGATCTTACAATTTAA
- a CDS encoding transposase: protein MGRRKYTLEEKIKIVEELNKGLTNAQICKKYEITSSTLSTFKKQLNVINATEPKDKKATPKEKALEEENRKLKELIGKKELELDMLQELLKKKNYLR from the coding sequence ATGGGAAGAAGAAAGTATACTTTAGAGGAAAAAATTAAAATAGTTGAAGAATTAAATAAAGGGTTAACTAATGCACAAATATGCAAAAAATATGAAATTACATCATCAACATTATCTACATTTAAGAAGCAACTTAATGTAATTAATGCAACAGAGCCAAAGGATAAAAAGGCTACGCCTAAAGAAAAAGCTCTAGAAGAAGAAAACCGTAAACTTAAAGAGCTTATTGGCAAAAAAGAGCTAGAACTTGATATGCTTCAAGAATTATTAAAAAAAAAGAATTACCTACGTTAG
- a CDS encoding IS3 family transposase yields the protein MKKKELPTLEDKKTLGIKYTGKGLKISRACRLLQISRTSFYPRKKLVVDKKSSIRNVGRPIPGFSYGINNCIVDDSVIETLLHEACEKYPFYGYKKVTCILRRSHGLQLNAKKVYRLAKKLGLLLPYVKHTKQGHLAIARDVKAINKLWQIDIKYVKALNGQFIMLTDIIDVYSRKLVGREITPTATTEDAKTAVKRALIENNVTSNIVLRSDNGPQFTSVKFEQFCKTNNIYHELIPTSSPNYNAHIESFHSLLSKECISWNEIRNFTHGYMLIDEYIEFYNEERIHGSLNYLSPNEFIRKSII from the coding sequence ATTAAAAAAAAAGAATTACCTACGTTAGAAGATAAAAAGACTCTTGGAATAAAATATACTGGAAAGGGACTTAAGATCTCTAGAGCATGTAGGCTATTACAAATATCAAGAACATCATTTTACCCAAGGAAAAAACTTGTTGTGGATAAAAAATCATCAATAAGAAATGTCGGTAGACCAATACCTGGTTTTTCATATGGAATAAACAACTGCATTGTTGATGACTCTGTTATTGAAACTCTTTTACATGAGGCATGTGAAAAATATCCATTCTATGGCTATAAAAAAGTAACTTGTATACTCCGTAGGAGTCATGGACTTCAACTTAATGCCAAAAAAGTATATAGATTAGCTAAAAAGCTAGGATTGCTTCTTCCATATGTAAAACACACTAAGCAAGGACATCTTGCTATCGCAAGAGATGTAAAAGCTATAAATAAATTATGGCAAATTGATATAAAGTATGTAAAAGCTTTAAATGGACAGTTTATAATGCTTACTGATATTATTGACGTTTATTCTAGAAAATTAGTTGGTAGAGAAATTACACCAACTGCTACCACAGAAGATGCAAAAACAGCTGTAAAAAGAGCACTTATAGAGAATAATGTTACTTCAAATATAGTTTTAAGAAGCGATAATGGTCCCCAGTTTACATCTGTAAAATTTGAACAATTCTGCAAAACAAATAATATATATCATGAGCTTATCCCAACAAGCTCACCTAACTATAATGCACATATAGAGTCCTTTCATTCCTTACTTTCTAAGGAGTGCATTAGTTGGAATGAGATTAGGAACTTTACTCACGGGTATATGCTTATTGATGAGTATATAGAGTTCTATAATGAAGAAAGAATTCATGGAAGCTTAAATTATTTAAGTCCAAATGAGTTTATAAGAAAATCTATAATATAG
- a CDS encoding DUF3102 domain-containing protein: protein MSIINQLDKINEIDEITKEILELKQQTAQNIIEIGKRLSKIKQSLNHGEFKLWLEEKVDYTPRTAQKFMKVAKTFEKTKSPSLLSSEKLYLLTNLSEEDREIFINNNDIENMSTRELKQAIKEIKKSNKKLIEPKDVKCDVNVNKLIENDNYLMDDYYEADKIWEDTARLKCNIEFLTGSFDFDNNGDLELDSVESLILTRYLNKEINHNQLEKVIKIRKMDIPFIYNEDKFKKFLDSLDLWNSYQHISENGDKYYNALENIDLSYENVCEFIWEKNEEERQSYIEDNKYIFNENNITIAKGYIDTNAYICIYKDKELFAHYPVTSNYHRYLYNITELFRFYRINKRYLKLVDKFIKQQQKDDYEELIERFNRAKETAKFIFEKDNECYMLISYATNRDCIKVYKHKKELTYYIFDVGMCLENLEFYNTIITNNWLDVIKDKLDFQPKYLINFHKELKTKAKKVKEEIEEAQRKQEKNYEDFYKNYNFFGEKKTNNSLETD from the coding sequence GTGAGCATTATAAATCAATTGGATAAAATCAATGAAATAGATGAAATTACAAAAGAGATATTAGAACTAAAACAACAAACTGCACAAAATATTATTGAAATAGGTAAAAGACTAAGCAAGATTAAACAATCCTTAAATCATGGGGAATTTAAATTGTGGCTAGAAGAAAAAGTAGATTATACTCCAAGGACAGCACAAAAGTTTATGAAAGTAGCAAAAACTTTTGAAAAAACGAAGTCGCCTTCACTTTTAAGTTCAGAAAAATTATATTTATTAACTAATTTATCTGAAGAAGATAGAGAGATATTTATAAATAATAATGATATAGAAAATATGTCTACTAGAGAACTTAAACAAGCTATTAAGGAGATTAAAAAGTCAAATAAAAAGCTTATAGAACCTAAAGATGTAAAGTGTGATGTTAATGTAAATAAACTTATAGAAAATGATAACTATCTTATGGATGATTATTATGAAGCTGATAAAATATGGGAGGATACTGCTAGATTAAAGTGTAATATTGAATTTTTAACTGGAAGTTTTGATTTTGATAATAATGGAGATTTAGAATTAGATAGTGTTGAGAGTCTTATTTTAACAAGGTATTTAAATAAAGAAATTAATCATAATCAATTAGAAAAAGTTATTAAAATTCGCAAAATGGATATACCTTTTATCTATAATGAGGATAAATTTAAAAAATTCCTTGATAGTTTAGATTTATGGAATAGCTATCAACATATATCGGAAAATGGTGATAAATACTATAATGCATTAGAAAATATTGATTTATCGTATGAAAATGTTTGTGAGTTTATTTGGGAAAAAAATGAAGAAGAAAGGCAAAGTTATATTGAAGATAATAAATATATATTTAATGAAAATAATATCACAATAGCCAAAGGATATATAGATACAAATGCATATATATGTATCTACAAGGATAAAGAATTATTTGCACATTACCCAGTTACATCTAATTACCATAGGTATCTTTATAATATTACTGAATTATTTAGATTCTATAGGATTAATAAAAGATATCTAAAGCTAGTAGATAAATTTATTAAACAACAACAAAAAGATGATTATGAAGAATTAATAGAAAGATTTAATAGAGCTAAAGAAACTGCTAAATTTATTTTTGAGAAAGACAATGAGTGTTATATGCTGATTTCTTATGCAACTAATAGGGATTGTATAAAAGTATATAAGCATAAAAAGGAATTAACCTATTATATTTTTGATGTAGGAATGTGCTTAGAAAATTTAGAGTTTTATAATACTATAATAACTAATAATTGGTTAGATGTTATAAAAGATAAACTAGATTTTCAACCTAAATACTTAATTAATTTTCATAAAGAACTTAAAACAAAAGCTAAAAAGGTTAAAGAAGAAATAGAAGAAGCACAAAGAAAGCAAGAAAAAAATTATGAGGATTTCTATAAAAATTATAACTTTTTCGGAGAGAAGAAAACAAATAATAGTTTAGAAACGGATTGA
- a CDS encoding helix-turn-helix domain-containing protein, translated as MIKFYISDLLGKFKKSQRWLADETGIRPSTIGLYYSENIKRINSEDLNAIVKAFKALDSNIKLSDVIDYIDDESSSITK; from the coding sequence ATGATAAAATTTTACATATCAGATTTGTTGGGTAAATTTAAAAAGAGCCAACGATGGTTAGCAGATGAAACAGGAATCCGACCTTCAACAATTGGTCTCTACTATAGTGAAAATATTAAGAGAATTAATTCAGAAGACTTAAATGCAATTGTCAAGGCTTTTAAGGCACTTGATAGTAATATAAAATTAAGTGATGTTATAGATTATATTGATGATGAAAGCTCTTCTATTACAAAATAA
- a CDS encoding MerR family transcriptional regulator, which translates to METIYYSTTEVAKMLGELDSTIRFWCTKFKDFIPIKRQGSHRRFKEEDINTLKQIQKLLRINHFTIYQVYEHLKKQTIDDGMDRLKENDPIFIKLLSKELSKELSKHLNEELELIEKELKNLMDENYKKITNIMNENYKNLKLESKEFNSEIKKIIEEKLDIALKKYSEPILEQLKIEQEKNKQLTNILLELYKTPLKQNDFIFKKTLKKNLSDMF; encoded by the coding sequence ATGGAAACTATATATTATTCAACAACCGAAGTAGCAAAAATGCTGGGAGAATTAGATAGCACAATTCGATTTTGGTGTACAAAATTTAAAGATTTTATTCCAATTAAAAGGCAAGGTAGTCATAGACGGTTTAAAGAAGAAGATATAAATACTTTAAAACAGATTCAAAAATTACTTAGAATAAATCATTTTACCATTTATCAAGTATACGAGCATTTAAAAAAACAGACTATAGATGATGGTATGGATAGATTGAAAGAGAATGACCCTATTTTTATAAAATTATTATCAAAAGAATTATCAAAAGAATTGTCAAAACATTTAAATGAAGAATTGGAATTAATAGAAAAAGAACTTAAAAATCTTATGGATGAAAATTATAAAAAAATCACAAATATTATGAATGAAAATTATAAAAATTTAAAATTAGAATCTAAGGAATTTAACTCTGAAATAAAAAAAATTATTGAAGAAAAATTAGATATTGCACTAAAAAAATATTCGGAACCAATTCTTGAGCAATTAAAAATAGAACAAGAAAAAAACAAACAATTGACAAATATATTACTAGAACTATATAAAACCCCATTAAAGCAAAATGATTTTATTTTTAAAAAGACTTTGAAAAAAAATTTATCCGATATGTTTTAG
- a CDS encoding tyrosine-type recombinase/integrase, protein MKKINMKTKVDNKTFEEGFEQFILEHCTMKNFRPSTEKHYREVIKYSFYKFYDKDTKLNELEQDEINNYVLWLKERDIKDSTVNIQLKALKTVIKFFKDKEWIDSSIKVELIRANIEQIEAYTDAEITKLLTKPNLKKCSFVEFRNWVCVCFLCNTGARRSTLISIQIEDLDLDNGYCYYRHTKNRKSQTVPISPSMCNILKEYLEYLPKDCIYLFPTVLGKQMQPRSLSHTVDDYNKSRGISRTGIHKFRHWFAKKSVLLGMDLIRLQKILGHSNLEILRNYVNLLTQDLKKDEVIFNPLEDMQRKNKEIKHIKLRR, encoded by the coding sequence TTGAAAAAAATAAATATGAAAACTAAAGTGGATAATAAAACTTTTGAAGAAGGCTTTGAACAATTTATATTGGAACATTGCACTATGAAAAATTTTAGACCAAGTACAGAAAAACATTATCGAGAAGTGATAAAATATAGTTTTTATAAATTTTATGATAAGGATACTAAATTAAATGAATTGGAACAAGATGAAATTAATAACTATGTTTTGTGGCTAAAAGAACGTGATATAAAAGATAGTACAGTTAATATTCAACTAAAAGCACTAAAAACAGTTATTAAGTTTTTCAAGGATAAAGAATGGATAGATAGTAGTATAAAAGTAGAATTAATTAGAGCTAATATAGAACAAATAGAAGCTTATACTGACGCTGAGATAACGAAGCTATTAACAAAACCAAACTTAAAAAAATGTAGTTTTGTAGAGTTTAGAAATTGGGTTTGTGTCTGTTTTCTTTGCAATACAGGTGCTAGAAGGTCTACTTTAATAAGCATACAAATTGAAGATTTAGATTTAGATAATGGTTATTGCTATTATAGGCATACAAAAAATAGAAAATCACAAACAGTACCTATATCTCCAAGTATGTGTAATATTCTTAAAGAATATTTAGAGTATTTACCAAAAGATTGTATATATCTATTTCCTACTGTTTTAGGAAAACAAATGCAACCTAGAAGTTTATCACATACGGTAGATGACTATAACAAATCTAGGGGAATAAGCAGAACAGGCATTCATAAATTTAGGCATTGGTTTGCTAAGAAAAGTGTGTTATTAGGAATGGATTTAATAAGATTACAAAAAATTCTTGGTCACAGTAATTTAGAAATTTTAAGAAATTACGTAAATTTATTAACTCAAGATTTAAAGAAAGATGAAGTGATTTTTAATCCATTAGAAGATATGCAAAGAAAAAATAAAGAAATAAAGCATATAAAGCTTAGACGGTAG